The nucleotide sequence TAGCTAAAAAACAAAAGGAGGTAAAAATGTAAATTCAAATACAAAATCATGACAGCCCTAAAAGCTGAATGGGAAAGCTATATCTAGTATTCTTTATTGAGAATTTGTGACTGGCTGATTATTTTTGTTGCGGAATTACTGGATTTTTCTGTTTTATTATTTTAAGCAAAGTTAAATATCTATATTTGCGGCAAATTTTAAAGTGATTTTTTTAATAAAATTAATTTTTGAATATGAAAAAAAATGTTTTAATTATCGGTGCAGCCGGTAGAGATTTTCACAATTTTAATACATATTACAGAGGTAATACTTTGTATAATGTAGTTGCTTTTACTGCTGCTCAAATCCCAGATATTGATGGTAGGAAATATCCGGCAGAACTTGCAGGCGACTTATATCCTGAGGGTATTCCAATCTATGCAGAAGAAGAATTAACAGCTTTGATAAAAGACCTAAAAGTTGACGATTGTGTATTTTCATATAGCGACGTAACTTACCAAAAAGTTATGGCAATGAGTGCTATTGTAAATGCCGCCGGAGCAAATTTTGTTTTGCTCGGAGCCAAAGACACTATGGTGAAAAGTACAAAACCTGTTATTGCAGTTGGTGCTGTTCGTACAGGTTGCGGAAAAAGCCAGACTTCACGTAGAGTTATTGAATTGCTTATGGCAAAAGGCCTTAAAGTTGTAGCAGTTCGTCACCCAATGCCTTATGGCGATTTGGTTGCACAAAAAGTTCAGCGATTTGCAGAAGTTGCCGACCTCGAAAAACACAAATGTACAGTTGAAGAAATGGAAGAATATGAACCACATGTAGTTCGCGGAAACGTGATTTATGCAGGTGTCGATTATGAAGCAATTGTTAGAGCAGCCGAAAAAGATCCTGATGGTTGCGATGTTGTGCTTTGGGATGGTGGAAATAACGATTTCCCTTTCTACAAACCTGATTTGAATATTACAGTAGTTGATCCTCATCGTCCGGGACACGAATTAACTTATTATCCTGGCGAAGCTACTTTGCGTTTGGCTGACGTTGCTGTTATTAACAAAATGGACAGTGCCAATGCAGATGCTATCCAAACAGTTCGCGAAAGTATTGCCAAAGTTGCACCGGATGCAATAGTTGTTGATGCTGCTTCTCCAATAAAAGTTGACAATCCTGAGCTTATTAAAGGCAAAAAAGTTTTGG is from Bacteroidota bacterium and encodes:
- a CDS encoding GTPase yields the protein MKKNVLIIGAAGRDFHNFNTYYRGNTLYNVVAFTAAQIPDIDGRKYPAELAGDLYPEGIPIYAEEELTALIKDLKVDDCVFSYSDVTYQKVMAMSAIVNAAGANFVLLGAKDTMVKSTKPVIAVGAVRTGCGKSQTSRRVIELLMAKGLKVVAVRHPMPYGDLVAQKVQRFAEVADLEKHKCTVEEMEEYEPHVVRGNVIYAGVDYEAIVRAAEKDPDGCDVVLWDGGNNDFPFYKPDLNITVVDPHRPGHELTYYPGEATLRLADVAVINKMDSANADAIQTVRESIAKVAPDAIVVDAASPIKVDNPELIKGKKVLVVEDGPTLTHGEMKLGAGTIAAMKFGAAELIDPRPFTVGKLSETFEIYPNIGTLLPAMGYGEQQLKDLESTINNTDCDSVIIGTPIDLNRIVKIDKPNTRVYYDLQEIGYPNLEQVIEDFVAKHNL